The genome window TCTGTTAGTTTCAGTTACTTCTGCTGAAGGCTGAGATTCACCTTTTGTTTCTATCAGACTTGATTCTGTCTCTGACTGTTGTGTTGGTGCTGAGTGCTCAACATCCATTTTCTCAATATGTTCCTCAGTCTCTTTAACATCTGGCTCCATTTTCTCACCTGCATTTTCCAGCACTGGAGGCTCAGGCGCAACTATGTCAGCCTCCATCTCTTCTGCTGGATTTTCTTCTCTCAGTTCAGTTGTGTCACTATTATCTACTGACTGCATCCCTTCTGTGTCTTCTGAAACTGCATTTTCATTCTGTTCCTCTGGTGCTGGCACCTTAGATTCCAGAATACTGATACATTTCTGTATACTGCGTATTGCTTCCTTGCGTGCTTGCCTCACGTTTTCCTTACCCTCTGTATCAATATCATCTAGCTTTAATAAATTCCTTGTTAACATTTCATCAAGGTATATATACTGCTTATCTTTTCTGGAGGTTCCAGCAAAATTTTCCACCATTCTCTGAAGATTTTCCACATCCTTCTGGACAGCTTGGACACGATGAATTGGATCATTAGGCTGTGGAGGCTTTGCCTGCTGAGGCTTAGGTTGTTGTGATGGCTTCGGCATCTCCTTTGGTTGCTGTGCTGCTGGCTGCTGCATACTTGGAGCTGAATTCTGTTGAGAAAATATTGTTTCAGGTTTTGAGTGTGGTACATTCTGCTGTGGACGAGTATATTCTGTCCGTGCTGACTGTGGTGGAGAATAAAAACGCTGTTGTGGCTGGAACTGATGATGCGATGTGTACGTCTGTGGTTTTGAAAATGTCTGTTGAGGCTGTGGAGGAATCCTCTGTGAAAACACTTGTTCTGGAGGTGGTTCTTCAGAAGCCAGATTTTTAGGAAGAATAGGTTCATCTCTCCCTTCAACAAAAATAGGTATATGCCTCACATTGCTAGACGATTGCTGTGGTGACTGCGGTTTCTGAGGTGCAACAGGTGGTTTTCCTGGTGTTATGTTAACTCTGGAAACATATCTTTGAGGCTGAGGTGTTTGCTGAGGTTGATTTTGAGGCTGGGGTGGTTGCTGATTTCTAGCATCAGGAGGTGCAGACATGGAACGATGGCCACGATTCCCACCATCATCTCGACCAGCTTCTCCTTGCTGAGGGAAAGGGTTTCTGCCTCTGTTATCCTCTGGCTTTGGAGATGATGTGCCCATTTCACTTtccacattgctgccactactgctGCTTCTTGCCTGTGTGTGTGGTTCAGCTTCACTTGACCCACGTCTATTCTGTCCCCAGGTGCCAGTATGTGATGGTGATCCACTCATTTCTCCAGCCCAAGGAGGACACCGAAGTTGGTCTGCAAATTCTGGATGTCGCTGTGCCAGATCATCTAGATGGGCACGAATATCCTGTCGTCCACTCCTGGGCATCATGTCGTCGTCAAACGGAAAGCCGGTCTGAAAGAAGCAACTCATAAATATTTGTAGTACTTAAACATGTGGGCGAATCTTACAGATACCTTGACTAGATTACATTAAGAATAAATCATTGCAAGTTACTAGCAGTGTTCAACAACACTCAACAGACATTACAACTACTTTATCATCAGATATTTAAAAACAATGATTTTTCATAGTTGTCCCCAAAACTACTAAATTTAAGGCTCTGGGCCCTGTTCCGTGTACCTGCAGCCTCTCAGGTGTCACTGATTGTGACATGACGGGAGTCCATAACAATAAACAGTATCTGTTACATGTATTGTATCCATTACTGATAGTCTACTTCCCAGCATTTCAAATCACAACCTTAACTACCGTAAAACTAAACACACTGATCTGCACGAAGTTTATTTTGGCTTATATTTCCTCCCAGAGATTGGAGCATTTGGATGTGACTCTAGTGTGCTATACTGCTTGGGAACATGAATGCAGGCATTATTAAGGTTCCAGTTGACCCACCTGACCACAAGGGAGGTGAACACAATTTGCATCAAGCACATCATAAACCCTTCACACCTGCAtgtgccatccaagaacaagtaatgggctaCTTGCTCTATTCCACCATCCCACACTGCTGGTCAGAGATTAGTGGCAGCCTGATCAGGGGATCAACATACCATGCATAGGCTGCCATGAACACCACAAACTGCTGCTTTTGGACTGGTGCATAACTGGAAAGCATGGATTGCTGATAGAGTCATACTGTGCTCAGTAATTAAACACAGTTCTGCAATACCCTGGATGAACATTATCTACAAGTATGGCAGCAACCGGGGGAAATGCCCCATTCCTCCAATGTTTAGGAGAGGCACAGATGTGTTACTTCTGGCATCAAATTTTGGGGAACTATTGAGGACAATACTCATCCCACATGGCACATGTGCCTACAAACACCTGCATGAAAAGACATTCCTTTGGCCCAGACCTGTCCCAAATAGAAAGTGTGAGATCAGCTTGGGCACTaactgtcccagtgccagtattctGGCTATCAAGGACTAGTTAAAATTATTGGAGGCCAGCTTGCCTTAGTAGAGGCTAAAATGGCTCATGACACCCTTGTCAACAAAATCAATGCAGTCAGGCAAGAAAGACCACAAGATAGAGGGGTGGAGGATGCAACATCGCAGTGATAAGTGGCCACATACTACCCCAGTTCTTTGACACAATTTTGTAATCATCAAAATAATATAATCACACcctcacaatctgtgaagttttctttcattttctcctcTCCTTATGGGTGCTAGACATTTCTTGTGGGACTgggaatttttttcatattttgctcTATGCAGTAAAATATATTGAAGATACTACTGGTAAAATATGCATTCTATTTTCTTTTGTCCCACTACCTTTCTGGTCACACTCTCAGCTCCTCTGAATAGAACATCTCCACTTCCTAAGACATTGTCTAAGTGAATGCCTTTCACCATTTTACACAGAATGTGATATGACATGTAAAACAGATATACAATCAAACAATGTGCAATAGTTATCAGGTATCTAAAATCTGTCTGAGGGCTGTAGGCTGTTTAGGGTGTACCTTGGTTTAAAACTTTCATATggcatttgtttcttttttcaaagattAAGAAAGACACAAGCAGAAAAGTTAAAATGTTCACACTGAGGTAAGTAGAATATAGCCTCTTGCTAAACCAAGCACACCATCTCCATTTACTCTCAAACATGACAACACAATCACCTGCTACTGGGAGCTCTGTATCCACCGCCATTATTTCACACAGACCCATCCGACTCCCTATCAAGATGTCTAACGCATACTTGTGTGGAGAATTATATCATGAGGAACCAATAGATGACTGAAATCCTGATAATTTCACCTGCAGGATTTGGCCAGTAAGTACAGGTCATATCTTGGTGTAAAATTCTTGAACCAAACTTACAAGATCACATGGGAactggatttttgtattttttgtatttacgGTGCATGAAGTTCAGAACAAATATCAATCCACCAAAGCAGTTACATGAAACTCCCATAAATTCTCAAGAAAATAGACTTTGATGTTTTCCGAAACCTGTAATTCCCTAAACTCAGGTAAATTTTCTGAAGAACGTTGTGGGTCTGTGGTAGAATGCTCACTCACTCACTATATGAGTGTTCTGGGTTTCATTCTCAAATGTTCCATTTTTTAAAGAAAGAGGCTTGTTCAACAAGCATTATGATGAAGTGCAAAATACATAAAGagggaaaaaattaatttgtaatggTTTTGAATCGAAACAACCCTTAGTAACATTCTTTTACAAAAGATCAGTATTTtggcaatgaaaactggattttcatGTGCAATACACAATTGGAAATACAATAGTGTGCATTTTCATAAATAAGACAATTAGGCAAGTGAATTAGCATATATTTCATGAGTTCTATTTTAAATGATCTAGGTATTCAAAtttaatggaaaaaagaaaaaaataactgaaataagGCTAACTAGCAATCTTAAGTCTTAAGCACTGCCCATATATCATTGAGGTGTTATTTTACACATCACAGAAATACTCTCAGAACATCCATTAATGAGTTATATCCAGGAATCAAACCAACATCCCCCATATGGCATGTTAACTTTCTACCACATGACAACTTGGACCTTGATTTTGGGGATTAAAGACACTTGGAAATGtctattttctcaaaaattctttGCGAGTTGCATCACATTGTTCTGGCAGACATGcacaccataaatataaaaaaattacaaaaattaaatttctgagtgCACTACTACTTAGTACCAATGCCCCAGATGCAATTCCAAGACTCTTTCCACAGTGTTacgaagaatgtgtgtgtgtgtgtgtgtgtgtgtgtgtgtgtgtgtgggcacgcgcGCTACTCACTCGCCAGTCTACACAAAACTAGTTTAATTCACACATTACATGCAAGTGACTGACCCAAATGGCATTAAACAGGTCATGAACCAGAACAATAGATACAGCACCA of Schistocerca serialis cubense isolate TAMUIC-IGC-003099 chromosome 2, iqSchSeri2.2, whole genome shotgun sequence contains these proteins:
- the LOC126457975 gene encoding BAG domain-containing protein Samui isoform X2 yields the protein MESQSSRGPVTYMQTGFPFDDDMMPRSGRQDIRAHLDDLAQRHPEFADQLRCPPWAGEMSGSPSHTGTWGQNRRGSSEAEPHTQARSSSSGSNVESEMGTSSPKPEDNRGRNPFPQQGEAGRDDGGNRGHRSMSAPPDARNQQPPQPQNQPQQTPQPQRYVSRVNITPGKPPVAPQKPQSPQQSSSNVRHIPIFVEGRDEPILPKNLASEEPPPEQVFSQRIPPQPQQTFSKPQTYTSHHQFQPQQRFYSPPQSARTEYTRPQQNVPHSKPETIFSQQNSAPSMQQPAAQQPKEMPKPSQQPKPQQAKPPQPNDPIHRVQAVQKDVENLQRMVENFAGTSRKDKQYIYLDEMLTRNLLKLDDIDTEGKENVRQARKEAIRSIQKCISILESKVPAPEEQNENAVSEDTEGMQSVDNSDTTELREENPAEEMEADIVAPEPPVLENAGEKMEPDVKETEEHIEKMDVEHSAPTQQSETESSLIETKGESQPSAEVTETNRNENGEHKGESADTQLTMDMVVTPEAPLTESTNQVASEKPSEKIDKSDMEVEPPASNQTDLVQMEAEALPQKDVAVKTDVEVQKEGDVKEPRLPQTTKETEVQENVSATPENSKEAEPKTVDETSVMQIEPIPAGSEITNPPKAEELGETQQESAKENASSELTSDKDPKPEVDTKKKKTGKKVKSPSKKHPKQGSSSKADTISSSEEAQKS
- the LOC126457975 gene encoding BAG domain-containing protein Samui isoform X1, giving the protein MSFSFRDKPRLSERLRGKSGDDLINELKNHIDQERKMFFDTAPNWGSVHPSGSFSSRTGFPFDDDMMPRSGRQDIRAHLDDLAQRHPEFADQLRCPPWAGEMSGSPSHTGTWGQNRRGSSEAEPHTQARSSSSGSNVESEMGTSSPKPEDNRGRNPFPQQGEAGRDDGGNRGHRSMSAPPDARNQQPPQPQNQPQQTPQPQRYVSRVNITPGKPPVAPQKPQSPQQSSSNVRHIPIFVEGRDEPILPKNLASEEPPPEQVFSQRIPPQPQQTFSKPQTYTSHHQFQPQQRFYSPPQSARTEYTRPQQNVPHSKPETIFSQQNSAPSMQQPAAQQPKEMPKPSQQPKPQQAKPPQPNDPIHRVQAVQKDVENLQRMVENFAGTSRKDKQYIYLDEMLTRNLLKLDDIDTEGKENVRQARKEAIRSIQKCISILESKVPAPEEQNENAVSEDTEGMQSVDNSDTTELREENPAEEMEADIVAPEPPVLENAGEKMEPDVKETEEHIEKMDVEHSAPTQQSETESSLIETKGESQPSAEVTETNRNENGEHKGESADTQLTMDMVVTPEAPLTESTNQVASEKPSEKIDKSDMEVEPPASNQTDLVQMEAEALPQKDVAVKTDVEVQKEGDVKEPRLPQTTKETEVQENVSATPENSKEAEPKTVDETSVMQIEPIPAGSEITNPPKAEELGETQQESAKENASSELTSDKDPKPEVDTKKKKTGKKVKSPSKKHPKQGSSSKADTISSSEEAQKS